From Mesobacillus boroniphilus, the proteins below share one genomic window:
- a CDS encoding NADH-dependent flavin oxidoreductase codes for MNEKYKTLFDSFTFQNGINLKNRLVMAPMTNFSSNEDGTVTDAEAEYYARRSKGVSMVVTACTYVTRSGKGFHGEFGADTDEMIPSLRKLASAIKAEGAKAVLQIFHGGRECPPELVPNGDIVSASDVQSERNSAKAPRALTGEEVEEIIAAFGETTRRAIEAGFDGVEIHGANGYLIQQFFSPHSNRREDKWGGSLEKRMAFPLAVVDEVKRVTAMHAKEPFIVGYRFSPEEPEEPGITMADTLELIETLAEKDLDYLHVSLNDFWSTPRRGVDDDRSRMEIIHERVGGKVPVIGVGSLYSADDVIQAFETGVPLLALGRELIIDPDWVEKVETGRENEIETKLDTGAQARLVVPDPLWQAIVNTPGWFPGVQ; via the coding sequence ATGAATGAAAAATATAAAACATTATTTGATTCGTTTACATTCCAAAATGGAATTAATCTGAAGAATAGGCTCGTCATGGCGCCGATGACCAACTTTTCATCGAATGAGGATGGAACTGTAACGGACGCAGAAGCAGAATATTACGCCCGCCGTTCAAAAGGCGTCAGCATGGTGGTAACTGCTTGTACATATGTAACCCGTAGTGGGAAAGGCTTTCATGGGGAATTTGGTGCGGATACGGATGAAATGATCCCAAGTCTTAGGAAGCTGGCATCTGCGATAAAAGCTGAAGGTGCTAAAGCGGTGCTGCAAATTTTCCATGGCGGCCGCGAGTGTCCTCCTGAGCTTGTACCAAACGGGGATATCGTCAGTGCGAGCGATGTTCAATCAGAGCGTAACAGCGCCAAAGCACCGCGAGCATTGACTGGGGAAGAAGTGGAAGAGATCATTGCTGCGTTTGGCGAGACAACCCGCCGAGCGATTGAAGCAGGCTTTGATGGCGTAGAAATCCATGGAGCCAACGGTTATTTGATTCAGCAATTCTTCTCACCTCATTCAAACAGACGTGAAGATAAATGGGGCGGTTCCCTGGAAAAAAGGATGGCATTCCCGCTTGCTGTTGTGGATGAGGTAAAGAGAGTAACCGCAATGCACGCAAAGGAACCGTTTATCGTCGGATACAGATTCTCACCGGAAGAACCTGAGGAGCCGGGAATTACGATGGCTGATACATTGGAACTGATTGAAACCCTGGCTGAAAAGGACCTTGACTACTTGCATGTATCTTTAAATGATTTCTGGTCAACGCCAAGAAGGGGTGTTGACGATGATCGTTCGAGGATGGAAATCATCCACGAGCGCGTCGGCGGCAAAGTTCCTGTCATCGGTGTCGGCTCACTTTATAGCGCAGATGATGTTATCCAAGCCTTTGAAACAGGAGTCCCGTTGCTTGCATTAGGCCGTGAACTGATTATTGATCCAGATTGGGTCGAAAAAGTCGAAACAGGCCGTGAAAATGAAATCGAAACAAAGCTCGATACGGGTGCGCAGGCGCGACTTGTCGTTCCGGATCCATTATGGCAGGCAATCGTCAATACACCAGGCTGGTTTCCGGGAGTTCAATAG
- a CDS encoding Glu/Leu/Phe/Val family dehydrogenase, producing MDIFEEMKNQGHEQVIFNYDKATGLKSIVAIHDTTLGPALGGCRMWDYESTEDALRDVLRLSKGMTYKCGVSGVTYGGGKAVIIGDPKSEKSDELFQAFGSFIETLKGRFYTGTDVGTFGMDFVSASKQTSYLVGLPEEYGGSGNSAVITAFGVWKAIKATAKEIFGTDSLMERKIAVQGLGKVGRFLVGHLYEEGAKLIVTDIFEENVKEVKEQYPDIETVEPLDIYSVECDIFSPNALGAVINDLTIPKLKCLAVAGAANNVLAEERHGDMLHQKGILYAPDYVANAGGLIQVADELHEYSKDRAFKNASLIYDILEKIYKISKTHDIPTYKAANILVEEKIEKISRIQSMYTG from the coding sequence CTGGATATTTTTGAGGAAATGAAAAACCAGGGGCATGAACAGGTGATTTTCAACTATGACAAGGCAACTGGATTGAAGTCGATTGTCGCTATCCATGATACGACGCTCGGTCCGGCGCTTGGGGGATGCCGGATGTGGGATTATGAATCGACTGAAGACGCGTTGCGGGATGTTCTGCGACTATCAAAAGGAATGACATATAAATGTGGCGTTTCAGGTGTGACCTATGGAGGAGGGAAAGCGGTCATCATCGGCGACCCTAAGTCAGAAAAATCGGATGAATTGTTCCAGGCCTTTGGTTCATTTATCGAAACGTTAAAGGGGCGCTTTTACACTGGAACGGATGTCGGTACGTTCGGCATGGATTTTGTTTCCGCATCAAAGCAAACTTCGTATCTCGTTGGCTTGCCTGAAGAATATGGCGGCAGCGGCAACTCGGCTGTTATCACGGCGTTCGGTGTGTGGAAAGCAATCAAGGCTACGGCAAAAGAGATTTTTGGTACAGATTCACTGATGGAGCGGAAAATTGCCGTTCAGGGACTTGGAAAAGTTGGCCGCTTTCTCGTTGGCCACCTTTATGAAGAAGGAGCGAAGCTGATCGTCACCGATATTTTTGAAGAGAATGTAAAAGAAGTTAAGGAGCAATACCCGGATATCGAAACAGTTGAGCCTCTTGATATATACAGCGTAGAATGCGACATTTTTTCACCAAATGCATTGGGCGCTGTTATCAATGACCTCACGATACCGAAACTCAAGTGCCTGGCTGTTGCTGGAGCAGCGAACAATGTGCTGGCTGAAGAACGACACGGCGACATGCTGCATCAGAAAGGCATCCTCTATGCACCGGACTACGTGGCAAATGCTGGCGGTTTGATCCAGGTAGCAGATGAACTCCATGAGTATAGCAAGGACCGGGCGTTCAAGAATGCAAGCCTGATTTATGACATTCTTGAAAAGATCTATAAAATCTCCAAAACTCATGATATCCCAACGTATAAAGCCGCAAATATATTAGTAGAAGAGAAGATTGAAAAGATCAGCCGAATCCAGAGTATGTATACAGGTTAA